A region of Chloracidobacterium sp. DNA encodes the following proteins:
- a CDS encoding transposase — MVCHNCEALAKKHGKDRKGLQRFRCVPCNRTFTEYQEKPLEGMYLPLDKATMVLNMLLEGMSLRSVSRLTGVEMHTILKLLVLAGSKADRLMNDKIRGLKVEDVQGDELWGFCKMKARTKEHKGIEAEGVGNVWNYVAVETNSKLVLAHHMGDRTLPHTVAFIEKLDRATEGHFQFSTDAMTSYRDAVIYGPLGERVSYGQLIKIYESGREDKITAKRYSPTKFIKSIKKSVWGNPDLEKLCTSHVERLNLSIRTQVKRLARLTLSFSKKWENLEAMMSLYFAFYNFVRPHKSLNGATPAMAHGIEKTFWTVEDLLRY, encoded by the coding sequence ATGGTTTGCCACAATTGCGAAGCACTCGCAAAGAAACACGGAAAAGACAGAAAAGGTTTGCAGCGTTTTCGTTGCGTTCCATGCAACCGAACATTTACCGAATATCAGGAAAAGCCCTTAGAGGGCATGTATCTGCCTTTAGACAAGGCCACAATGGTTCTGAATATGCTTCTAGAGGGAATGAGCCTTAGAAGCGTGTCACGTCTTACAGGCGTCGAAATGCACACGATCTTAAAGTTGCTTGTTCTTGCCGGAAGCAAAGCTGACCGCCTTATGAATGACAAAATTCGCGGTCTCAAAGTCGAGGATGTGCAAGGGGATGAGCTTTGGGGATTTTGCAAAATGAAGGCTCGGACAAAAGAGCATAAAGGCATAGAAGCTGAGGGTGTCGGGAATGTTTGGAACTACGTTGCTGTCGAAACCAATTCTAAACTCGTTCTCGCTCACCACATGGGCGATAGAACACTTCCACATACTGTTGCTTTCATAGAGAAGCTAGACAGAGCAACCGAAGGACACTTTCAGTTTTCAACCGATGCTATGACAAGCTACCGCGATGCCGTAATCTACGGGCCGCTTGGCGAACGTGTTTCTTACGGTCAGTTGATTAAGATTTACGAAAGCGGTCGTGAGGACAAAATAACTGCGAAGCGATATTCACCAACAAAGTTCATTAAATCAATTAAGAAATCAGTGTGGGGAAATCCTGATCTGGAAAAACTTTGCACTTCACACGTTGAAAGGCTCAATTTGTCGATACGAACGCAAGTTAAAAGACTCGCACGGCTTACACTTTCATTCTCGAAAAAATGGGAAAACTTGGAAGCGATGATGAGCCTATATTTTGCGTTCTATAATTTCGTGAGGCCGCACAAATCGCTAAACGGTGCTACCCCTGCAATGGCTCACGGAATAGAGAAAACGTTCTGGACGGTCGAGGATTTACTCAGGTATTAG
- the dnaX gene encoding DNA polymerase III subunit gamma/tau, with protein MSYQVIARKWRPQTFEEVTGQEVITHTLRNALEYDRLHHAYLFSGARGVGKTTTARILAKALNCHKTDKPNLTPCLLNDPTACPSCIEISESRSMDVLEIDAASHTGIDDVRGTIIDGINFNPARDRYKVFIIDEVHQLSKSAFNALLKTLEEPPNNVVFIMATTELHKVPETILSRCQEFEFRTIPLQKIFDRLKLIADAENIDISDDALRELSRSGEGSMRDAQSNFDQVISFSSDKISAADVTNALGFAGVEILTKTINAISEKQPKAILAVVDDIIARGHDLRNFCRDLLGLFRDLLVFKVAADDKHLFEGAVFNEDEMRSMAASFTEADLLRFFNSLCETEASLREAAHPRYVLEIGLVKLIEMRSVTTIESILERLDSLSTGVPLKSEQGAIATGSSHSAAASANNTQEKKTLKPEPTDTGGNASINDRAKVQEVSAAHSFAEAALPDEVPDIDESPVEEPIIETSAIVEHYVPTVRLPSLSAAELEHIDDARLDDGYEDKLRLTGDDLLPIKSLNKIVETLLGIRPANAVNSTQHAAAAAPTATAAAPAFDVAKFRDEFVPKEESVELPILSSDPTEAELLEYANAHPVVRAAKRIFRAKIVEVRKA; from the coding sequence ATGTCTTATCAGGTGATCGCAAGAAAATGGAGGCCGCAGACCTTTGAAGAGGTGACCGGGCAAGAGGTCATTACGCACACGCTGCGGAATGCCCTAGAATACGACCGTCTGCATCACGCCTACTTGTTTTCAGGTGCTCGCGGAGTCGGTAAAACCACGACTGCCCGCATTCTGGCAAAGGCCCTGAATTGTCACAAGACCGACAAACCCAATCTAACGCCGTGTTTGCTGAATGACCCGACCGCATGCCCTTCGTGTATCGAGATTTCGGAAAGCCGTTCGATGGATGTGCTTGAGATCGACGCCGCTTCGCATACCGGAATTGACGATGTGCGAGGTACGATCATTGACGGCATCAACTTCAACCCGGCACGCGACCGTTACAAGGTTTTTATCATTGATGAGGTCCATCAGCTTTCGAAATCGGCATTCAACGCCCTTTTGAAAACGCTCGAAGAGCCGCCAAACAACGTCGTTTTCATAATGGCGACGACCGAGCTGCACAAGGTTCCCGAGACGATCCTGTCACGATGTCAGGAATTCGAATTTCGCACCATTCCGCTCCAAAAGATCTTTGACCGGTTAAAACTGATCGCCGACGCTGAAAATATAGACATTTCAGACGATGCGTTGCGTGAATTGTCCCGTTCAGGCGAAGGCTCGATGCGCGACGCTCAGTCAAATTTTGATCAGGTCATAAGTTTTTCGAGTGACAAGATCTCAGCAGCCGATGTGACCAACGCACTCGGTTTTGCAGGCGTTGAGATACTCACAAAAACAATAAACGCGATCTCGGAGAAGCAGCCAAAGGCCATTTTAGCTGTCGTTGACGACATTATCGCTCGCGGCCACGACCTGCGAAACTTCTGCCGCGATCTGCTCGGGCTGTTCCGCGATCTGCTTGTTTTCAAGGTTGCCGCCGATGACAAACACCTTTTCGAAGGTGCCGTTTTCAACGAAGATGAAATGCGTTCCATGGCAGCGTCGTTTACCGAAGCCGATCTTCTGCGGTTCTTTAATTCGCTCTGCGAAACCGAAGCCAGCCTCCGCGAAGCTGCACATCCGCGTTACGTACTCGAGATCGGCCTCGTAAAGCTCATTGAAATGCGAAGCGTCACCACTATCGAAAGCATTCTAGAACGCCTCGATTCCCTTTCGACGGGAGTGCCTCTAAAGTCAGAACAAGGAGCGATAGCGACTGGGTCTTCCCATTCTGCAGCCGCCTCTGCCAATAACACTCAGGAAAAAAAAACTCTAAAACCTGAGCCGACGGACACAGGCGGAAACGCGAGTATCAACGATCGTGCTAAGGTGCAGGAGGTTTCAGCTGCACATTCATTTGCAGAGGCTGCTCTACCAGATGAAGTACCAGATATTGACGAGAGTCCGGTGGAAGAACCGATCATTGAAACCTCGGCGATTGTTGAACATTATGTTCCGACGGTTCGCCTGCCGTCGCTCTCTGCCGCCGAACTGGAACACATTGACGATGCGCGGCTCGATGACGGTTACGAAGACAAATTAAGGCTCACAGGTGACGATCTTTTGCCGATCAAGAGCCTGAATAAGATCGTCGAGACCTTGCTGGGCATAAGGCCAGCAAATGCAGTAAATTCAACGCAACATGCCGCTGCAGCTGCTCCAACCGCAACCGCCGCGGCTCCGGCATTTGATGTCGCAAAATTTAGAGATGAGTTTGTTCCAAAAGAAGAGAGCGTCGAACTTCCTATTTTGAGCAGCGATCCAACCGAGGCCGAGCTTCTCGAATACGCGAACGCTCATCCCGTCGTCAGGGCGGCAAAACGTATCTTTCGCGCTAAGATAGTCGAAGTAAGAAAGGCCTGA
- a CDS encoding TPM domain-containing protein, which translates to MKKPIDFGKFVFFFAATLLLAVSAFAQETQPFSINNSPLPPSTGFVNDYTGVIDAATKQQLETKLKNLKETTNPSVEIAVAVVKTTGERDTFDYSLAVARGWKIGSKDDDNPSALLFVAIDDRKYYTQVSKDLEDELPDGLVGSLQRQNLVPEFRKGNYGKGISDTVDAYITTIRNKGNAGAAPQKPVAGTDRSTGGSAVFGLFCCGVIVFIILLIIFSRSKGGPTKGDRNRWGGGGFGGGGDVAGNIASGIIGGIIGSSLSGGNSSSDWGGSDSGGGWGGFGGGGDFGGGGSGGDW; encoded by the coding sequence ATGAAAAAACCTATCGACTTCGGTAAATTTGTTTTTTTCTTCGCCGCGACCCTGTTGCTCGCGGTTTCGGCGTTTGCGCAGGAAACCCAACCTTTTTCGATAAACAATTCACCTCTGCCGCCCTCAACCGGTTTTGTTAACGATTACACCGGTGTCATTGACGCGGCTACTAAGCAGCAACTAGAAACCAAGCTCAAAAATCTAAAAGAGACCACAAATCCATCCGTCGAGATCGCCGTCGCCGTCGTAAAAACGACTGGCGAACGTGACACTTTCGATTATTCCCTCGCCGTCGCACGCGGCTGGAAGATAGGCTCAAAAGACGACGACAATCCGAGCGCCTTGCTGTTCGTCGCAATAGACGACCGAAAATATTACACGCAAGTAAGCAAAGACCTCGAAGACGAGTTGCCCGACGGTCTCGTCGGTAGCCTTCAACGGCAAAATCTTGTTCCGGAGTTTAGAAAAGGAAACTACGGTAAAGGTATTTCCGACACTGTCGATGCATATATTACGACGATCCGCAATAAAGGCAACGCTGGCGCCGCGCCGCAAAAACCCGTCGCAGGAACCGACAGATCTACAGGTGGAAGTGCAGTTTTTGGTCTATTTTGCTGCGGTGTGATCGTTTTTATTATCCTATTAATAATCTTCTCGCGGTCTAAAGGCGGGCCGACAAAGGGCGACCGAAACCGTTGGGGTGGCGGGGGATTTGGCGGTGGGGGTGATGTTGCCGGAAATATTGCTTCGGGCATTATCGGTGGAATAATAGGATCCAGCCTGTCCGGCGGAAACTCTTCGAGCGACTGGGGCGGCTCGGATAGTGGAGGCGGTTGGGGCGGTTTTGGCGGTGGTGGTGATTTCGGCGGAGGCGGCTCAGGAGGTGACTGGTAA
- a CDS encoding nucleotidyltransferase domain-containing protein encodes MMIHFDAFIDDLKSTHGKNLSSVILYGSAAAGDFVPKQSDYNILIALHKIGPADLRNAHACVREWTRLGNPVPVYFTVSELQNAADVFPIEFHQMSIAHKVLYGPDVLADLNISDKFLRLQAEYELRSKLIQLRRQYIPVSTSVDGLKSLMAESLSSFAALFRAVLILKGFDPPATKHEIVALTAKELQIDGTPFEKIFNIRENNSTVTLNEISANALFGEYMEQIENVINAVDAIGK; translated from the coding sequence ATGATGATACATTTTGACGCATTCATTGATGATCTGAAATCCACGCACGGCAAAAATCTGTCGTCGGTAATTCTCTACGGCTCGGCCGCAGCAGGCGATTTTGTGCCGAAACAGTCTGACTACAACATTCTCATCGCGCTGCACAAAATTGGTCCGGCAGATCTCAGAAATGCTCATGCGTGTGTCCGTGAATGGACACGCCTCGGCAATCCGGTTCCGGTTTACTTCACAGTTTCCGAACTTCAAAATGCCGCCGATGTGTTCCCAATAGAATTTCATCAGATGAGCATTGCTCACAAAGTGCTCTACGGCCCAGATGTGCTTGCCGATCTCAATATTTCGGACAAGTTTCTTCGTCTACAGGCGGAGTACGAACTGAGAAGTAAACTTATCCAACTGCGGCGTCAATATATACCTGTATCAACATCGGTCGATGGATTGAAAAGTCTGATGGCGGAAAGCCTGTCTAGCTTCGCCGCTCTTTTTAGGGCAGTGTTGATCCTAAAGGGTTTTGACCCGCCGGCGACAAAGCACGAAATTGTTGCCTTAACGGCGAAAGAGCTTCAGATAGACGGCACACCGTTTGAAAAAATATTCAATATCCGTGAGAATAATTCCACCGTCACATTGAACGAAATTTCTGCCAACGCACTTTTTGGCGAGTATATGGAGCAGATCGAAAATGTGATCAACGCTGTAGATGCAATCGGAAAATAA
- a CDS encoding LemA family protein yields MKRAILLSIVLFAAFALSGCSYNDLTAKQQQVKGKWANVESAMQRRADLIPNLVETAKMANIGEQEIFGQIASARSKLLEASKAAPAGADGDKSPEQKQAIIDANNSFGGTIGRLLSLSEAYPVLKSSEAFMKVQDELAGTENRINTARTDFNDMVTSYNTTRNSFPAVLTAGLLGFKEEPYFTAEPGAKSAPSVGDANSLRKP; encoded by the coding sequence ATGAAAAGAGCAATTTTATTATCGATCGTATTGTTTGCGGCGTTTGCCTTGAGCGGATGCAGCTACAACGACCTAACCGCTAAACAGCAGCAGGTCAAAGGAAAATGGGCCAATGTCGAAAGTGCGATGCAGCGGCGTGCTGACCTAATACCGAATTTAGTAGAAACCGCGAAAATGGCTAATATCGGCGAACAGGAAATTTTCGGACAGATCGCCTCGGCCCGTTCAAAGTTGCTGGAGGCTTCGAAGGCCGCACCAGCGGGAGCCGATGGCGATAAATCACCCGAGCAAAAACAGGCCATTATCGACGCCAATAATAGCTTTGGCGGCACTATCGGTCGTCTGTTAAGCCTCTCAGAAGCTTATCCAGTGCTCAAATCAAGCGAAGCCTTCATGAAGGTCCAGGATGAGCTAGCAGGCACCGAAAATCGCATAAACACTGCGAGAACTGATTTCAACGATATGGTCACAAGCTACAACACCACCCGAAACTCGTTCCCGGCTGTTTTGACCGCTGGTTTGCTTGGATTTAAGGAAGAGCCTTACTTCACTGCCGAGCCGGGTGCGAAATCAGCTCCGAGCGTTGGCGATGCGAATTCGTTGAGAAAACCATAA
- a CDS encoding ethanolamine utilization protein EutN: MLLARVIGNVVATQKNQRYEGTRAMLCRQITPEGEDMAYTCIALDSVNSGEGDIVIIAQEGWSASTAATGKPGAAIDSAIVGVVDYVDLLD; this comes from the coding sequence ATGCTTTTAGCAAGGGTCATCGGAAACGTCGTAGCAACGCAGAAGAACCAGCGTTACGAAGGAACGCGGGCGATGCTTTGCCGCCAGATAACGCCAGAAGGCGAGGACATGGCTTACACATGTATTGCCCTGGATTCGGTAAATTCGGGCGAAGGCGACATCGTTATCATCGCTCAGGAAGGCTGGTCAGCATCGACAGCAGCTACGGGCAAGCCCGGAGCAGCGATCGATTCTGCAATTGTTGGGGTTGTGGATTATGTTGATCTCTTAGATTAA
- a CDS encoding EutN/CcmL family microcompartment protein — MQIARVIGNVVSSVKNATLHGRKFLIVQTLDADLNPTGKPTIALDAVGCGVGELVFWCRGKEASFPFKRDETPTDCTIVGIIDSDAHVFQG; from the coding sequence ATGCAGATCGCCCGCGTCATTGGTAATGTGGTTTCGTCGGTGAAGAATGCGACCCTTCACGGGCGCAAGTTCTTGATCGTGCAGACGCTCGATGCCGACCTTAACCCAACAGGTAAGCCAACGATAGCTCTCGATGCAGTCGGCTGCGGTGTCGGCGAACTCGTCTTTTGGTGCCGGGGAAAAGAGGCTTCGTTTCCTTTCAAACGTGACGAAACACCCACCGACTGCACAATAGTTGGGATCATAGATTCGGACGCTCATGTCTTTCAGGGATAA
- a CDS encoding tetratricopeptide repeat protein — MKNELRSTFIFILFATLGLFVMSAAGQGIGDRNRAADSNGGNYSIQGRVLLPDGKPATGVKVYVSSSDGPGLSVTTNIDGTFQTGSINAGNYTIAVKVQGYPSESEFLTIDRDTPAGRTFNVLLYLRVEGQKKGDFYSVNPMFKDVPKPAIEKFKQGVEKLQKNDAKAAVRSFDEAIAAYPNFAVAYHEKGSALLMQNELDLALEAFVKAVQIKPDYLEAKYSVGYTQYLKKHYEVAAAVFDDVVKQKKAMCEAYMYLGISLYNLRNIDAAESGLKTAIACPAGEKLALAHLYLGQIYAQKKKNSEAISELEKYLELLPKAPNADRIKTAIADLKKGS, encoded by the coding sequence ATGAAAAACGAACTGCGATCTACGTTTATTTTCATATTATTCGCGACCCTTGGGCTTTTTGTCATGTCCGCCGCAGGGCAGGGAATTGGTGATAGAAATCGAGCGGCTGACAGCAATGGCGGTAATTATAGTATCCAAGGCAGAGTTCTCCTTCCGGATGGCAAGCCTGCAACAGGTGTTAAGGTCTATGTTTCAAGTTCGGACGGTCCGGGTCTTTCAGTCACGACCAACATTGATGGAACATTTCAAACTGGAAGCATAAACGCGGGTAATTATACGATCGCAGTAAAAGTTCAAGGCTACCCGTCAGAGAGTGAGTTCCTCACTATAGATCGCGACACTCCTGCAGGGCGGACCTTTAATGTTCTATTGTATCTTCGAGTCGAAGGTCAGAAAAAAGGTGATTTTTACTCGGTCAATCCGATGTTCAAGGATGTCCCCAAGCCTGCCATTGAAAAGTTTAAACAAGGTGTAGAAAAACTTCAGAAAAATGATGCGAAAGCTGCGGTGAGATCTTTTGATGAGGCAATCGCTGCATATCCGAATTTTGCAGTGGCATATCACGAAAAAGGCTCGGCTCTTTTAATGCAAAACGAACTCGATTTGGCTCTCGAAGCCTTCGTCAAGGCCGTACAGATCAAGCCTGATTATTTGGAAGCAAAATACTCCGTAGGATACACGCAGTATTTAAAGAAACACTATGAGGTTGCGGCCGCAGTTTTCGATGATGTGGTTAAGCAGAAAAAAGCGATGTGCGAGGCGTATATGTACCTCGGTATTTCGCTTTACAACCTGAGAAATATCGATGCTGCAGAGAGTGGATTAAAAACTGCGATCGCTTGTCCAGCTGGTGAAAAGCTTGCTCTCGCACATCTTTATCTTGGACAGATCTACGCTCAGAAAAAAAAGAACTCTGAGGCCATAAGCGAACTCGAGAAATACCTGGAGCTATTGCCAAAAGCACCAAATGCTGACCGGATCAAAACGGCGATCGCCGATTTGAAGAAAGGGTCGTAA
- a CDS encoding EutN/CcmL family microcompartment protein, whose protein sequence is MIIARIMGTVVSTQKDERLHGKKLLIVKPINLDGTDQSGYIVSVDTVGAGFHEKVIVVSGSSARLAEGNKDCPVDSAIIGVIDEIDFT, encoded by the coding sequence ATGATAATCGCACGCATCATGGGCACTGTTGTGTCCACTCAAAAAGACGAACGCCTGCACGGTAAAAAGCTGCTCATCGTCAAGCCGATCAACCTCGACGGCACTGACCAGAGCGGCTATATTGTTTCCGTTGACACGGTCGGTGCCGGCTTTCACGAAAAGGTCATCGTCGTTAGCGGTTCGTCTGCTCGTTTGGCAGAAGGCAATAAAGATTGTCCGGTCGATTCTGCGATCATCGGCGTGATCGACGAGATCGATTTTACTTAA
- the eutM gene encoding ethanolamine utilization microcompartment protein EutM, whose protein sequence is MQEALGMVETKGLVATIEAADAMVKAANVQLIGYEKIGAGFVTAIVRGDVAAVKAATDAGAAAARRVGELVSVHVIPRPHSSVDETLPVVRK, encoded by the coding sequence ATGCAAGAAGCATTGGGAATGGTTGAAACTAAAGGCTTGGTGGCAACGATCGAAGCCGCTGACGCAATGGTCAAGGCCGCAAACGTGCAACTAATCGGCTATGAAAAGATCGGCGCAGGATTTGTGACCGCTATCGTTCGCGGTGACGTTGCGGCTGTAAAAGCGGCAACGGACGCGGGCGCTGCAGCAGCAAGACGCGTCGGCGAGCTTGTCAGTGTTCACGTTATACCGCGTCCGCATTCCAGCGTTGATGAAACGCTGCCGGTCGTACGTAAGTAG
- a CDS encoding class II aldolase/adducin family protein — MDEYSARKLIVEIGKLLYERSYVVSSDGNVSVRLDENTVLATPTMTCKGRMTEDCLALTDMDGKPLSDKRASSELAMHLLIYKMRPDIKAVCHAHPPHGTAFAVAGLAIDKPILSEVILTLGCVPLTDYGTPSTNELTEAMKPYVTHHNALLMANHGAVAYGEDLWQSFDRLETLEHTAKIAILAKALGGANDLPQDAIKKLIEIREKAGYLKENARCQACGYLHDAHISCELDVSYPAKSGANGGEISFTREELIELLSQAAKLS, encoded by the coding sequence ATGGACGAATATTCAGCTCGAAAACTAATTGTCGAGATAGGCAAGCTGCTTTATGAACGCAGCTATGTGGTCTCGTCGGACGGCAATGTAAGCGTTCGGCTCGATGAGAATACGGTGCTGGCGACGCCGACGATGACTTGCAAGGGCCGTATGACTGAGGATTGCCTTGCGCTGACCGATATGGACGGCAAGCCCTTGTCGGACAAACGTGCATCGTCGGAACTTGCGATGCATCTACTGATCTACAAGATGCGGCCTGACATAAAAGCGGTCTGCCACGCACATCCGCCGCACGGGACGGCGTTTGCGGTTGCCGGACTTGCGATAGACAAACCGATCCTGTCGGAAGTGATACTGACGCTCGGCTGTGTGCCTCTGACCGATTACGGAACGCCTTCGACAAACGAGCTGACCGAGGCGATGAAACCGTATGTCACGCATCACAACGCGCTGTTGATGGCTAATCACGGAGCGGTTGCCTACGGCGAAGATCTTTGGCAGTCATTTGACAGGCTTGAAACACTCGAACACACGGCAAAGATCGCAATTTTGGCAAAAGCTCTCGGCGGCGCAAATGATCTGCCGCAGGATGCAATCAAAAAACTCATCGAGATAAGAGAAAAAGCGGGTTATCTGAAAGAAAACGCCCGCTGTCAGGCTTGCGGATATTTGCACGATGCCCATATTTCCTGCGAATTGGACGTTAGCTATCCGGCAAAGTCGGGGGCGAACGGCGGCGAGATCTCATTTACACGCGAAGAATTAATAGAGCTTTTGAGCCAAGCGGCCAAATTGAGTTAA
- a CDS encoding redox-sensing transcriptional repressor Rex → MKSEKISELTTNRLSVYLRCLNDLAAKGAKTVSSKALAEIFHLNSAQIRKDLAYFGEFGVRGVGYRVEALRDHLTHILGLDKEHRVCIIGAGRLGTALTDYYGFKKANFTVAALFDADPKKIGKKIGNVEILDIKNFAAVVKRDKIEVAVIAVPAANAQNTLERVTKAGIKAVMNFAPVALKASKDVKLKTIDLTTSLESLSYFLAQPVNQLKPKAKSRRKQ, encoded by the coding sequence ATGAAGTCGGAAAAGATCTCAGAGCTGACTACCAACCGTTTAAGCGTTTATCTGCGCTGTTTGAACGATCTAGCGGCGAAAGGTGCTAAGACGGTGTCGTCAAAAGCTTTGGCGGAGATATTTCATCTCAATTCCGCACAGATACGCAAAGACCTCGCGTATTTTGGCGAATTCGGTGTCCGCGGCGTCGGTTATAGGGTCGAGGCACTTCGCGACCATCTGACGCACATTTTAGGGCTTGATAAGGAACATCGCGTCTGCATTATCGGAGCCGGCCGATTGGGCACGGCGCTTACCGATTACTATGGTTTTAAGAAGGCAAATTTTACCGTTGCCGCGCTTTTTGACGCGGATCCGAAGAAGATCGGAAAAAAAATCGGGAATGTTGAGATTCTGGACATCAAAAATTTTGCTGCGGTCGTCAAAAGGGATAAGATAGAAGTAGCGGTGATCGCGGTTCCGGCGGCAAATGCCCAAAATACTTTGGAAAGAGTCACAAAAGCCGGCATCAAAGCTGTAATGAATTTTGCACCGGTCGCATTAAAAGCATCCAAGGATGTGAAATTGAAAACGATCGATCTGACAACATCGCTGGAAAGTCTTTCATATTTTCTGGCGCAGCCGGTCAATCAGTTGAAACCGAAAGCCAAAAGCCGTCGTAAGCAGTAA
- the ruvA gene encoding Holliday junction branch migration protein RuvA produces MIAYLSGKLLEKQTNTAIIDVGGVGYEVSIPLSTFYELGEIGSDVSLRIYTSVREDAIQLFGFKTLRERELYLQLISVQGIGAKSGITMLSGMSADEIITAIRSNDLVRLTSIPGVGRKTAERLVIELRDKVGKVSGDSSLDSATQKTMPTDDVFEDALSALVNLGYQRNLAEKALNQSAQEGTEISVQKLLRRALQVLAK; encoded by the coding sequence ATGATTGCTTACCTATCCGGAAAACTTCTCGAAAAACAAACCAACACCGCGATCATCGACGTCGGCGGTGTCGGTTACGAAGTATCGATCCCGCTCTCGACATTTTACGAGCTTGGTGAGATCGGCTCGGATGTCAGTCTGCGGATATATACGAGCGTCCGCGAAGACGCCATCCAGCTATTTGGCTTCAAAACCCTGCGCGAGCGTGAGCTTTATCTGCAACTGATCTCGGTTCAGGGCATCGGCGCAAAATCGGGCATTACGATGCTCTCCGGCATGAGCGCCGACGAGATAATAACGGCGATCCGCAGTAATGACCTTGTTCGCCTGACATCGATCCCAGGCGTTGGCCGCAAGACTGCCGAGCGGCTCGTAATTGAGCTGCGCGACAAGGTTGGAAAAGTGTCCGGCGACTCCTCGCTCGACTCAGCCACGCAAAAAACAATGCCGACTGATGACGTTTTCGAAGATGCCTTGTCAGCGCTCGTAAATCTCGGCTATCAACGAAATCTCGCCGAAAAGGCACTAAATCAATCTGCTCAGGAAGGCACGGAGATATCGGTTCAAAAACTGCTTCGTCGGGCGTTGCAGGTGTTGGCAAAATAA
- a CDS encoding CPBP family intramembrane metalloprotease: MLELARQIWSDLATLDRRTVFAFVYAAVGLTCISYFKNPDYLAAILSGTRFADVGVEAAHPTNNNLYGLIWWVFVSVMFYFVMPALFTKFVQKRKLSEIGLAFTIEKGFASILLKCVLIMLPLIYLMSLTDGFASKYPFLKVYNGDPYFSTTLLIWELVYFFQFFGLEFFFRGFLLHSFKPTLGLYSILAMTVPYTMIHFQKPMPETFAAVFAGIFLGWLSYKNGTIWIGLVLHCIVAFSMDILALYNKGLLF; the protein is encoded by the coding sequence ATGCTCGAATTAGCACGACAAATATGGAGCGATCTTGCGACACTTGATCGCCGCACTGTTTTTGCATTCGTTTACGCGGCTGTCGGCCTGACATGCATTTCGTATTTCAAAAATCCTGATTATCTTGCCGCGATATTGTCGGGCACTCGATTTGCCGACGTCGGCGTTGAGGCCGCTCACCCGACGAATAACAATCTTTACGGCCTGATCTGGTGGGTTTTTGTGTCGGTGATGTTTTATTTTGTCATGCCGGCGTTATTCACAAAGTTTGTGCAAAAGCGCAAACTGAGCGAGATCGGTCTCGCGTTCACAATTGAAAAAGGCTTTGCATCGATATTGCTAAAATGCGTTTTAATAATGCTGCCGCTCATTTATCTGATGTCGCTGACCGATGGCTTTGCAAGTAAGTATCCGTTCCTCAAGGTTTACAACGGCGATCCATATTTCAGCACGACATTGCTTATTTGGGAACTCGTCTATTTCTTTCAGTTCTTTGGACTCGAGTTCTTTTTTCGCGGCTTTTTGCTTCATAGTTTCAAACCGACGCTTGGGCTTTATTCGATACTCGCGATGACCGTTCCCTACACGATGATCCATTTTCAAAAGCCAATGCCGGAGACTTTTGCGGCCGTTTTCGCCGGTATTTTTCTCGGCTGGTTGAGTTATAAAAACGGCACGATATGGATCGGCCTCGTCCTGCATTGCATCGTCGCCTTTTCGATGGATATTTTGGCTTTATACAATAAGGGGCTATTATTTTGA